atcaatcatCTCttgcattaatatttttttttaaatctcttGCATTAATTAATTCAACAGAATAAATCACCACCCGAAATGGACCATCCAATAGAATCACGGCATGAATCACTCTTCACAATATCATATCAtagcaataaataaaaaaagataaagataaaTGACCCTCCTAAGCTTTGGGGGTATCTATATCTCTCTATCTCTTTCTAGAGACCCAATCTTAGATTACACAAGAAGCAAACCCTAGAAGCATCATGGCCCACTACAACATAAATTCATTCACATTAAACATCATCAATATTGGCACACCCTAGCACCTAACCTTCCTCCTATATATACAACCCAGTCTCCACCTTCTCAAATCCTCaaattctttcttcttctttttgaaaaCCTTTTCATTGTTCATTGTTATGTAGGTTGTATTCTTGGTTAATTTGCATATATCATGAGCAATATCCCAAGATCTCTCACCGACTCTTCCTTAACCCTTTTCATTCTTGCCATATTATCAGCCTCTGATCCCTGGCCTTTCTCTCTTGTTTTCTTATAACCCTCAATTCCACAAATCCAAAGCTTGCTCAACTATACTTAAAGGTTCTACTAGCCTTCTTGGTTTTCTTTTCAACGATATGGGACTTGGCAGCGGTGATCATTTGATGAGTTTTCATTTGCACATACCTCACCTCCACCTTCActttcatcaccaccaccaccaccatgagaAGAATAAGGATCAGAAGGACAACATCCCAAAAGGTTGTTTGGCAATCATGGTGGGTCAAGGGGAGGAGCAAGAGAGGTTTGTGATCCCTGTGATCTACATCAACCATCCACTCTTCATGCAGTTGCTGAAAGAGGCTGAAGAAGAATTTGGGTTTGATCAGAAAGGACCTATCACTATACCCTGCCATGTGGAAGAGTTCAGAACCGTTCAAGGCATGATCGACAGGGACAAATctcagcaccaccaccaccaccatgcttGGTGCTTCAAAGTTTGATTCTATATATTATTATTGCTGAGGAAAATTATATTAATCATGTGTTTACATGACCATTTTTTAtgtaatttctttttaattttcctCAGCAGCAAGAATGTGGTGTGGACATGATAATGACGAAAAAAGATTGATCTGAATTTGTGTTGTTTTTTGGTATAATCGTTTGATCAGTGGAAGATGAAATGAGTAATTGTGATTGTGATGTAAATTATTTGTCTATTCATGGTTATTTTTTGAATTTGGGTTCGCTACATCCACCAATTCCATACattcatgaaaaataaaaaattgatgaGCTCATACTTTTCATCCAAATCAGATGTAGAGATATCTTATAATTTAAGGAGTCTAATCCAATTAAGATGATAAGATTGGACGGTTATGATGAATTTAGGATTTTAATGCCTCTCTCTTTCCAATATTTGAGGGTTGATATATCATTTATAAACATTTATTATGTCATATTTCTATTCAATATATGAGATTTCTTTACAATTTTATGTTGATGTGAAGGCACTAAAGTAGATAGCTGTTTTTGATCCTACAATAAAGATGATAGCTGTTTGTTGCAAGTTGCAATCGTGAAAGACACGGTTGGAATTTGGAATAAAGTTAAGCGTGGAattcttttcatttcttttcccactttaattcaatttttgccCTTAGTTTGGGCTACATATCAAGAATGATTAACtttaaaaatctaatatttagctatctaaattaattattttgggttaAAAGCATGTATGAAAGGACCCATGAAAACAGTGTTTAGCCAAAATTGGCCTTGCTTTTCAGCTTTGTAATCAAGTATTCGTTTTCTTATGGTTTCTTTATTTATATGGTTGTGATCATGAGTTTCAAAGAAAGTGTTGGGTGGAATAGTTGTGGTTCAAAGAGACTTGGCGTGTCTATCACAATCCAGATTTTTTAAGCCAAAAGCAAGGGATTTTGATTAAACAAATATCATTAAGACTCATTAATAGTAGTTTTCGTAGGAAACTCATTAAgcaattttttaataattctaTAAGAAGTTTGGATTACATATGGGTTTTTTGGGAAACAAAATTTTGCACGTTCTATTGTTATACTTTGTCAAACAAAATCAAGCCGAGATTGAAAGTCAATCAACATATTTTCCTCTGAAAATGGGCGATAATCTTgacttttaattttcaattttttttaaaaagtccaTCATTGTATATTaaagaaaatatgctaaatttcTGTGGTTGTGGGCAATCATAAATTGCTTTTAAAATATCACAGTTGGTTGGCCTTCTTTTTCAAAAGAAATTTACAAATTGCTTTAAGAAAATACCATATAGTTTTTCTTTTGACATTAGAAAATACCATAGTTGGTTGGCCTGTTTTTCTCAAACAAAAATTCTTTGTTTTTGCTAGTAGCCTAAGACAGCACAACATCTGTTTGATGTTtctaagaaaaagaaatagcTTGGATGATCTTTCACttttatcaaaatcaattctgacactaCATGTGTAGAGAGCATAATCAATTATATTGAATCTTAAAATCGACTCTAACTATTTGAAATGATGATTGTGTGCACAATAAAAGTTAATTTCATAGGTCAAAAATTGGATTCACTTACAAAAAATAGTTGTTTCAACATTaaacataatcaattttaaaattttgtaactgaatttcataagaatatttttattttctagaaACCATTTATTCATGAATatattcaaacataaatcacatcatTTTAATTCTTGTTTACGCTATGCTATTTTAGCCCGTAATTAGTTATGCTAAAGCTAATCCAAGCATACAATTAACGTGTTTGGATAAATTAATAGTCTGTTTAGAAATTATTCTATAATTAATTCTAGATCCAAAACTATCTAGGGAGGAGATTTTATGAGGAATTTTCATGTACCGCAATTGATTCTGAGAAgaattttttaacttttaacttTTTTCACTAGCAATGTGTTATTCTTTTcctggttacaagaggaaaattaatagaaaagaaAGACTAACTAACTGCATTCAAATACAGACATACGTAAACAAAAGAGGAGGACCCCTTCCAAATTTGAACTGATGACTCAAGTTTGCATGCTTCTCGCGCTAAATTATCCGCCGTATTATTTCTATCCCGCTCAATATGCACCAGGTTAATGCTCTGAAAGCTCACCATTAGCTCTCGCACTCGCCTAATGTCACGATTAGCAATGTGTTATTCTAGTGGTAGAAAACTAGGTCCCTAGTGATaacacaatttcaaaaaaaaaaatcatttatatCGGAAAGAAAAACTTGAACTTTCTGCGCGTTGGCGGGTTCATACTTGAAAATAAATTTCTTATGCCACAAGTTTAAAACTCCACCGTTTATGTTTGGCACCATATAAACCTTTTATGAAAGCAACCATATAAACCTGCCCAAATTAGTTTCATCTCTATCCGCATCCATGAATATGGGAATAGACCTTCTCATATAAGTTTTCTATATAATTAAATTTCTCATTATCCGTTTTCAAATTTATACAAAAAAGAGAGATATTACTAATTTTGACACCATCTTGTAACAAATTTTCAAACATCTATGTTGGCCATTTCCAAGTTGGGTTTGTACCTTTACTACCGCCATTAGCAGCTTTTTGCTTGCTCCAAAGGTCAATCCAGCCTTGAACAACCGATCTAACATGTTCTGCATTCTACActtgattttatatttttctcatCAATGATGATGCAACATATTAGTCATCATAAACTTGACCCATTCACACTCGCAATATTGACAACGTTGAGTTGTTAATGTGTTTTAACTACCAATTATTTTAATGTGCCATCTGTATCTTCAGAGTTTCAAACTCATGTTTTTTTATCCTCATTCTTTGTACCCTCTAGCTTTGTCAGGATTGTGAAAGCTTCGTAGCATTTCATAATGCCGCCATTCTTCACCGTTTAACTTTGTAGACAAAATAGAGAACGTGTTCATGTAACGTGATTCAACACTGCTTTTTCGGATAAATACAATGTAATAAGCCTTAAGCGACCAGGTAAAAAAACAAGTGCACAATTTTAAACGAGGATTTAGACCAAATACACAGAATTTTAATAGATGGAAGAACTTGACCCTTATTAACCTTTGCATTTCTCAACTTCAGATTTTTGCCGCCAATGTGAAGACTATATTGATGGATGATCAATAAGTACCTCTGTAAGCGACCGATGGTCCCGGAGCCATGTGCAGACCCATGGCGATGACCAGAGCCGAATCCACCCAAACTTTTcttaaattggaaaaaaaaaactattttttggaACAAAACAAAGTGCAACATTGTTTCCATATGATAAAGTTGACCCAAAGAGAAGGGTCTTTAATCTCAACACGAAATTTTACAAGGATGCAAGTGGCATCTACATGCTCACAAGCAAAATGGGACAACTTTACTTTGCACCGTAACTCACATGAATAAGTTAGCTctgttttttttccaaaaaaatgcTAAGACCTTTTGctatttttctttcaattcaaaagtaaaaaagaaCAAAGGACACCAACTAATTAATTTCAACAAATACTATAACAACAATAATGATAAAATCTCCCTTTTCAATCATGGTAGCTGGCGGTGTCTTGAATTTGAACTACGAATTGTGACACCATGCAAAAACTTTGTATATCCGAACAAGCTGAGTTTGCCATCAGATTTTCTGATCCAATCGTTCATTAATGAGTAAGTTGAAGGACCCAAGTTCATTTCCTGAAGACAATATCACAAAAAGTTCAGTGGgttatttttttcataactttgcTTTAGGACAAAAGTAACACTACAAGCAGATGTGTGATCTTGCAAGGAATGTGCAAACCTGTGCCAACTCCTCGACTGAAATGACGCGGTTTCCGGTCTCGTCAAAATATGCGAAAGCTGTAGCAGCAATTTTATCCCATTCTGGATGAGCTTCCAGCTGGTATACGCTGATCGCAGCAGCGCAAAACTCTTCGAAATCCAGTTTCTTATAGGAGAGTGACTCCATCTTATTTCaagaaaaatgtatcagatctTCAGTATTGTATAAGCATTGATAAAAACAATCCATTTCCTTAAGGAAAATAACAAGAATTATAACAGATGTTCAGTTGACGACACAACCTACGGTACTTATCAACGAAGTAAGCGTTTGCACTTATGATAATAATCAACTATACAATCTCAATTCTCAATATTTTCActattgttagaatataatataaaaccattaaagtggcccttacccaacagcttaagcttttgagattAAGTGGTtacttgacatggtatcagagcctctatggccgagaggtctagagttcgatccttgctcccctcactttctaattaaaagtgggatttaattaagcacatggtaggcgggcctgtgcatttatccacgcttcaagcccaaagggctcttacgtgagggggcgtgttagaatataatctaaaaccattaaagtggcccttacccaacagcttaagcttttgagattAAGTGGTTACTTGACAACTATAAAGTAAAAACTACTTATAGTTCCTTCCTGCCACCTATTTTCAATTAGATGCTGCTGTCAAGGGAATGAGCAGGACTTACACTTTACACTTTACACTTGGCAGCATTTAATTCAACCCATACTTATTTCCTAGCGACACCTAAGTTATATCTTGCAACTTGTTTTCAGATTATTACATGATTACAATCAAGATATGGTACATGATAGCATGGGAGCAGATGGATTGCTAAAATATCAAGATAGAGAGAGCTGGATGGAAAATACATACATCTAAACAGCTATCAAAGATGACTTACCAGATTTAAAATGTCAGGGACCCTCGATTCCTTCATGGCATCAGTAGCATTTTTCATGAGAGCctgaatttattttaatttcaatttagaGATTGTGAAACAACAGCAAACAAAATCCACTAAATAGTTTAAACAATAAAGACTAACTAACCAGGTTAATTGAAGGAAACTAGCATATGAGTAATACTGATGTACTTTTATTTAAGAACACATTAATGTTATAGAGGGAATAAAATTGCAAAAAATATGTACTTACAACTCTAAAATTCTCAAGTGAAACGCAACCATCTTTAGGATCCAAGTGGCTAAACTGTGCTCTGAGGTAGATAAGGTCATCTTCAGATAATGCTTTCGAGAGAGCCTGCATTGAagtagagaaaaagaaaacagaaaacgTTATTCTTTTTTTCTACCCAGTCCCCACCACGGGGAAAGGAGGGGCATAAGATTCATTGGTTTTAATGGCAGCATAGCAGGTTTCACCTTCAATGCTGCGCGTTTCAAAGGTGAGGCACGCACATATGACTTGACTAACttgtaaatcaaaatatctaaAGGAATagcatttttttcatttctcaaCCATGGGTGAGCTGCAAATATGGAGTAGCTTTCATTAGAAAGAATCATAAATAAGATTTAGGAGAGAGAATTTCAACTACAAGGCATCAACGTCTGAGCAAGACACTCCAGTGAAACATACCTAGAGCTTGAGCTGCAGTCATCCTTTTCCTGTGGTCTTTGTTCAAAAGTCTTTTCACAAAGTCTTTAGCTTCTGGTGATATGGATGGCCAAGGGGAATCATCGAAGTTAGGGTTTGCTCTTAACACAGACCGGAAGATTCCTGATTCAGTCCGTGCCCAAAATGGTCTGCTTCCGCATAATAATATGTACGATATAACTCCTATACTCCATAAGTCTGCCTCAACACTGTAAGATCTATGGAGCACTTCAGGTGCAACATAGTAGGCACTACCAACAATATCATTGAGGCGTTGATCTACATGTTTATCAGAAGTCAGTGCTAGCAGTGCAAAAAATCAGTAAGAGAATGGTGATGCTCATAGGGCAGGATAAATGATGAATATTCTGAACAGTAGAGGCAATTCTGAACCAAGAATCAATGCATGTCCTGAGATTCATCTAAACCAGTAGATTACTGAAAAGCATTTGACAAgcaaatttatatatttatcgCTAACCTCAGAACATGTAAATTCCTGAGTGAGAATAGACAAGAATCAAGCTATTCTTAATGTCTGTCATTTTGATCAAAGTAGATAATATCAttacttaattaattattacaGATGTTAGCAAAGTTTCCCAGTGTTGTTAATAGCAGATCGCGCAAAATAGCAGAAAGCCAAAAATCTGCTATGTCAAGCCCTCAAGGGCGAAAATAGTGGAAAATAGTGGCAAATAGCGGATAGCGGAAAATAGTGGCAAAGGGAGGGAgataataattgattttaaatgGAGAGTAATGGACACATTTGGTGAGATTGAAAATGAGAAGGtagaaaatgaaaagtgaaaacggGACCATAATAAGTGTTCGAATGAAAATTGACAAGGCAAGGGAGTCAATATTTAATTCCTCTGGTTTCTAACTACTTTCAGCTTCTTTTATAAGTATTCTCCTCTCACCCACTGGGAAGTATTTTGGAAAGAAACATGACCACGACACTACGTGTTGCCTTAACTACACTTTTTGGTCCccttaatattttaagctaattAAGTCCCtcaaaaatatacaaattttgacACTTAAAAAATTTTCATATACCTAATATCTTCAAAActacattttatatttaattttatttgaatttataaTGGAATGGGCATATAAAatagtttaaaattttaaaattgagaaGTTTAGTGAAAATTTGATAAAACTGTATGAATTTTGTAAGATGTGAGGTTAGAGTTTAAGAAGGTGGGAATTTgggatattttttattttggggtCAAATTAATACTTTTACTGGTGAGTTTTAGTGCAAGAAGGCCAAAAATGATTTAATCAATTCAATTTTTGAAGATTTTTCCTCGAAAATAAGAATTAGGAGATTAAAGTGGAATAAAAGTGATAGAGGGGCCTAATTATAACAATCAAAGGACTAAATTTGCTCAAAATTATTGGAGGACAAAATCACAGATCAGCTATTGTAAAGGGACtgaaagtgcaattaagtctaAAAAAAACCAAATAGGTATAGTTACTTAAATAATCTCTTAAGTGTGTGCCTTTCAAAGCTAAAAtaattcttcttcattgataatTTGCTATGTAAAAGTAATTTTACTAAAAACCATCCCATCCTTAGTTCTCCAAAACCAACTTTCAAAATATCTTTCCCAAAcacaaattaaatatttaacagCAACTCCATTGAAATATCATCCAAACAAATACTTTGAAAAGGGTTTATAACTTTATATCAATTAAATCGATAATATTTGAGGCATTGACAAACAGTAGTAGTCAATCATCAAAATTGCAGATGTTATGAGAAAAGTTAGCTTTGTACAGAATATGGTCATATAGATTTGGATGATGAACCAATCAAATAACTTAGAGAAATAGAAATGATATATAGAGCCTGTTTGATATAGGCTTATATAGAGCTCCAATAAGTTCTCtttggtttgcatccaaacGGGCTCATAATAAATAAGATTTTATGTTCAACTTCAACACAAGGACAACAAGTATCTCTGAATAAATGAACTGGATTTtgtatagagagagagagagagagagaactaaATATCGTATAAAACGTCTACAGGAATCTAAAGCCATTTAAAAAAtttcttaataaaaaaaaagacatttaaAATATTACTCTCAAGGGACTACAAATTGCATCAAGATATCATATCAATGTTGAAGATTAAGATATGTATCAGATATTTCAAGCAGATTGGGGATATTCTCAAAAGATCTCATGCATGCTGAGATCTTAATTACAAGTTAATTCAATTTTAGATATCTATTACCAAATGAACGACTGATGAATTGTATATGGTAAAACATCACTTTGTACTGACAATATCCTACAAAGTCAAAAATTGTTGACTGTATTGCGCAAAACCATATGATATTTGATTCCTTAGTTTTTCTCTGGAAGTTTGACTGTGTAAATCCATCCACGCCAGTGCATTATATACCAAAACTAAAACTACGACAACAACAGTAGCAAAATGGATATGCTTTATTATACAACTTGATACTGACTATAGTAGATTGATTTAATCATATTACCTGGCCTAACAAAATCAGATAGACCGAAATCAATAACTTTCATCACGGAATCCGCTTCTTTTGAGACAAAAAGAAAATTCTGTAAAGCAGGCAAAGCATTTAGGGTGATAAGTTATAGATTAGGCGGGTAATTaaacataaaaacataaatatgcTTATTGATTGGAAGGCATGACCAAATTATTCTAAGCAGTTCAAACATCGCAATGCCATACCTCTGGTTTTAGATCACGATGAACAACTCCATGAAGATGACAAAAGGCAACGACATTTAGAATTTGTAGAAGAATAGCTTTAGCGTCATCCTCTGGGTATCTTCCACCCCTTTAGCACACAACCGATATCAAAAGAATCCAATTATAATTATGTTATTCGAAATCAAACTTAAGAAAATTATACAGGTAGTAAAACTGAAAAAGCCTTTTGATTTACCTATCTAAAATTCTGTCCAGCAATTCTCCACCCTCACACAACCTGACAAGAACCAGAAGATCTCATTAGTTCAAAATAAATTTCTAACTCAACACTCGTGTGTAGGTGCTTATACTACCCAGCAACAAAATCTGCCcatataataaatattattggACATATGAACTTATGATGAATTCCTTTATACCCAATAACTTTAAAAGACACATGCACACAAATCAACcagtaaagaaaaaatatgaataaaatcCTAGCAGGCCTGAAAGCAATTTTCAGAAATAATTGTTTCTGTATACATACTCCATCACTATGTAGACATTATTGGTATCCTCAAATGCATCATAAAACTTGACCAAATTCTTATGTCCAGATAAGGCCTTCAG
This is a stretch of genomic DNA from Lotus japonicus ecotype B-129 chromosome 1, LjGifu_v1.2. It encodes these proteins:
- the LOC130745789 gene encoding auxin-responsive protein SAUR32, producing the protein MGLGSGDHLMSFHLHIPHLHLHFHHHHHHHEKNKDQKDNIPKGCLAIMVGQGEEQERFVIPVIYINHPLFMQLLKEAEEEFGFDQKGPITIPCHVEEFRTVQGMIDRDKSQHHHHHHAWCFKV
- the LOC130745797 gene encoding CDPK-related kinase 4-like, which codes for MGHCCSKNIAVNHDSVDADHVVKPPTSNHAAAPSPAATPGLSVSVPGDAATPGRYTPASSFSTSPFTSPLPAGVAPSPARTPGRKFRWPLPPPSPAKPIMAALLRRQGKTKPKDGPIPEEQGEGGGGGGGAEGERSLDKSFGYGKNFGAKFELGKEVGRGHFGHTCWAKGKKGELKGQSVAVKIISKAKMTSAISIEDVRREVKMLKALSGHKNLVKFYDAFEDTNNVYIVMELCEGGELLDRILDRGGRYPEDDAKAILLQILNVVAFCHLHGVVHRDLKPENFLFVSKEADSVMKVIDFGLSDFVRPDQRLNDIVGSAYYVAPEVLHRSYSVEADLWSIGVISYILLCGSRPFWARTESGIFRSVLRANPNFDDSPWPSISPEAKDFVKRLLNKDHRKRMTAAQALAHPWLRNEKNAIPLDILIYKLVKSYVRASPLKRAALKALSKALSEDDLIYLRAQFSHLDPKDGCVSLENFRVALMKNATDAMKESRVPDILNLMESLSYKKLDFEEFCAAAISVYQLEAHPEWDKIAATAFAYFDETGNRVISVEELAQEMNLGPSTYSLMNDWIRKSDGKLSLFGYTKFLHGVTIRSSNSRHRQLP